In Camelina sativa cultivar DH55 chromosome 17, Cs, whole genome shotgun sequence, the genomic stretch ttgaacCTAAACAATCTGTTTGCAAAAAGCTGAACCAAAATTCATTAAGGCATTCAACGGTTGGTTGGTATGCTCCAGACCAGACTAAAGTTGGACCAGTTCGTTATTTTTCTACCATTCACACATTTGTTTAATATACTCCATACCAATTTTGGACCAAATTCAGACCAATAAAACATATGTTAGTATGAAGTAAACAGTAATTCcttactaaaatataattatttatccgcatttttttttgtctgcttTAAAAGTGCTCCATACTCCAGCAGCGAGTTTagcatatcaaattatcaatacGCATAGTTTAGTATAAAGTGAATGGACCAAGCATTCAAAGCCTAAAACTGGAAaaacaatttcaatttttaatagaTAGTTGGGGGAAAAATATTCGATATGAAttaaaaaccctataaaaaattttggttatcaaTTTCAATTATCCCAACTGATTTGGACCAAAAAGAAATGGgggaattttaaaaatacatcttTTGTAATACCATTTTTCAAATATACCCTCTCTttcaaactttaccaaaaaactactaaaaaattgcaaatttttaaaattagtgtttaaggttataaatatatacacaaattaccTTTATATATGtgtgatttttattatatattttataaatacagtgtaaatattttttataaactgtttaaaatatttttaaaaccttataaacctttaaaaaccttgtaatgttttaaaacttcataaatatttggatCATGTCTAAGAGTATTGTCTAGAAGTATCTTATGAactatataaaactttataattttcatattaaaaataatatttttaaaaatagataaatagaaAAGGTAGTTTTGAAAAGAGATATACAGCCAAAAgagtatttctcaaaaattctcaaaataaatCCTTTAACGAACTATCTAAAATCGAACAGAACATCCCAAACCGAATAAAAAATCGCGAAATTCCCATACCTAACTAAGACCGAACCGGAGTAAACCAACATTGGCACAACTACATAAAGTCAAAACTTTGGCAAGACCGAAGCACACAATTAAGAGGCTCGtcccccaaaaaagaaaaaaaaaacctttagtTCTTCGTCCTCCCTCGAGACAATAACGGCAGTGATGGCTGATTTCGTACCACCGTCTATGAAGGAACAAGCCGATGAGAAAGTTGATAACTCGAACCTCACTTGTCCCGTTGGATATGAATATATCGATATAGAAGCTTACAgttaagtattttttattttcttctaatattctttttctttagcttTCCACTGTACATAACTTATTGAATTCCCCAGATATCTCATCAATCTATATATGGGTTTCTTGATCAGTAGTATGTGTTGGAAAACGGAAAATTGTTGGAGATATCCGATGAGAGTCTCTAGTCTGGCTTCATAGATGAGTGCATTGTATTGTCGTGTTAGAGATATTTAGCAGTCTTGTGTTGTTTTGTATTGACCAAGTTCGAGCACTTTAGGCTACAAGATTTACTCAATACAGTAGAAACTATCTAGTATGTGGTTAAAAATTGTTCAATTTGATCCGGAATTTGCATTCAAAAGTCTGTCTTAATTCAGAAGTCAACTATTGTTGTAAACAAAAGTCAACAAAAGTCATTTTGTCAACTATTGTTGTAACcagttttatttttgtgcagATATTTTAGACCGTGGTTATTTCAGAAGTTTACATTTGAACTACTCCCCAGCCTTTTTTGATGGAAACTTTTGTATCAGGtgattatgttttttgtttacagtcatatttgcaaacaattttttcttttccttgtttcTATTTGGTGCTTCTCGTTAAGCCCGTTTATTCTTGTGTCAAACAGTTCAACGATGGCGCCAGGAACATATTATGGACTTAGTGCCTACTACTTGAACACAAAGGTAGTAAACTATTTGGATATCAAAAGAATCACtgtgttattggatttaattgaactctcttttttttttctgagtgtTTTTGTTGCAGCTGACACTTACTGGAGGTGTTACTACTGATGGTAGACTAACCGCGACAGTGAAATACGCTATAACTGATAAGTTGACTGTGAGGGCATATACAAATGTAAGTGGTTCAACAGATTGCGGGCGCTAGGCGCGCTCAGGCAACGTCTAAACGGCTGCCTCGACCGCCCATAGATCtcgttttagttttcttttaacttCATAAATTTAAGTTTGTTACTGTTATCTTCATATACATAGTTATAAACGTTCATATATTGTTTGATATGAGTTAAAAAagtccatttttttgtttacgatttattattttcatatttctaaaagatatttaatttttatttatcaaataatgttttatattgtaaacGTCTAGGATCTTCCAGACCCTGATTAGGTGTTGTAGGAGCTAGACATGATTGCTTTAATACCTAGCACTTTCTTAAACATTAGTTGTAACTAGAGATAATGTAGTTATTCAATGGTGTATATTAGGATTAGCTTGACAAAATGTGTTTTCTTACAATATTCTTTTCCAGCTAAGAAATGAGTCACGTTTGTCCATCACAAAAGTCAGCTTAGAATACATGGTGAGGAAATTATCTCTGTTTTAAGATTTGCTATTTTTGTGATGAACGTTTTGATGAACAGTTCACATTCCTATCTGTAGGCTCTAAACTACAGAGCTCGATTTAAACTCGGGAGCAATGACCTAACTGCAGCTACATATATCCAGGTAAATTTGCTACTCACAGTTCTGTTCTAAGATTTTTCAAATCTTTCTAATTTGATTTCTGACATTAGCCactattattaattgtttttgtactGTAATTAGTATTTGCAAATTCTTTTTATacacaaaaactgaaaaaattaAGTACTTGGTCTATAAAAAGATTATGGCAACAGCCAATAAATAATACGTCAAATCAATAACAATTAGCTCACAAAtacgaaagaaaaagaatagacTATTCATAGTTTACTGTAAAAAgttgttcttttaattattgATCGTTATTTTGTAAAAGTTGTTTAGTTATTGATAGTAATTTTTCAATACAGCGTGTTACACCCTGTCTATCTTTGGGTGGTGAGGTCTTTTGCACCAATGTGCCTCAAGAGTCGGGTGTAGGTTATGCTGCAAGATACGAGACTGATAAGATGGTAATGTTTCTTCTAATTAAGTCACTTTATTACACAGCTTACAAACCCGATACGTAGaaagtttcatattttataggattttttgCCATTTATACAACGTTATTCtttgtatataaaagaaatatatacatgTCGTAGAACTTTGTAATACGTTTTACAATCAAGTTTGTAATGTTTGTATATGAGTGTGAAAATGTTTAGAAGATACGTATAAGAGAGTTAAATAGcgtattttttatttgacttaatatgattggtttatatcaattatattaagaACTTTTCTTTATTGACAGGTTGCATCTGCCAAAGTTATTAGCAATGGTAAGGTATCTATGACCTATGTTCATAagtagggctgggcaaaataaccgataaccaaataaccgaccgaaaccgaaccgaaaaaatccaaaccgaaccgaaccgaaattcttcaaatacccgaatggttagtaaaaatctatatccaaactaactgaaaccgaaccgaaccgaaccgacaattaaatggttaaccgaaatatccgaaaacctagaagatatcaaatattatatacttaatattatgcaaaactataaaataaacttaaaatataaattatttctagattcaaaacaattaaatattttaaataatcaatatatgtaaatgttattattttgaatttacaaagttaaatactattttgtaaaattgaatccatatttttcccttttttgtatttttgttattgtatatttggttaattttggttatattcggttagttttggttatatttggtttatttggttaatgttaatataatttatgttagttatggttatttatttaaataaccaaaccgaaaccgaaccgaaagaaaccgaaccgaaccgaaccgaaatttcaaaaatatccaaatggttactatattactatatccaaaataaccgaaaccgaatacaaccgaaccgaaaccgaatggttaaccgaatgtcCAGGCCTATTCATAAGATTTCAAAGAAGGTAATGGGACATTCgcatttaattttctctttaagCTCGATTCGATGTGATAATAATCATGACAGATAATAATATGTATCTTTCTGCTCATAATCAGGTTTCACTCGCCACTGATTTTGCGTACAATTGCTTTTCAAGAGTTGTTAAAGCTAGTGTTGGGTATGACTGGAATAATAAACAGGTAAATATTGCtattttcatagatttgaagggaattgaaaacaatgtctttataaatccgttttaattctaatattatgAGCTTTTGTTTCAGTCTCGTGTCCAGGGAAAGATTGATTCTAACGGTGTTGTATCTGCACTTTTTGGAAAGGAATTATATATGGGACTCGATTGTCTGCTATCTGCATATTTGAATCATAAGAACAACGATTTCAAGCTTGGTTTGAGCTTAACTTATGGTTAGGAACTCGAACAATCTTCAGCCTTGATTCCTCGTGTAGACAATACAACCCCTAAGCATATCTTGTTCCTTGTTGGCCAATCCAAGTGAAGTCTCTGTTTTTTATGTGCCTGTTAAGATAACCCACAAGAGACTTACAGATTAAGAACCTAAAACTATCTTTCTCTGATGGACAAGAAAACTAACCAAAGAGTTCGCGAGCGAGACTATTGTTCTCTCTACGTAGTCATACACAAGCAAAAGCTCTTTCCCTTCAATGCAACAACCATAAAGTTTCACAAGGTTTGGGGTGTTGCAACGCAGAGATCAtcccaatctcagtcacaaattCTCTGTTTCCTTGCTTAGATTTTGATGAAAGCTGCTTCACTGCGGTGGTCATTCCATCAGCGAGAACACCCTAATAACCAAAACACATTAACACTCCTAATCCAAACTTAAAAGAACTTGTGAAGATGTCAAACCAAAACAATCATCACCTTATAAACCGGTTACGAAAGATTGGATAGGAAACTCACTTGGTGTGATCGTTATGGCAGATATGAGAGGCTCGTTATTAAACACCTCCTCTCGTTTTGGTATTACGTTTGCGCCTTTTCCTGTCCACTGCAAATGAATCTCCAGCGTACTTCCATTCACTTGAACATCATCAATTTGCCTTAAGAACGGTTTACCAACTCCACctgctctctctctccaacAAATTCCCCTGCACGAGAGATAATCCCATTGTGAATTTTGATCCAAGAAACTGAaactttgttttgaaaaaaaaaactttcatctATATTCTGCGAAACTCAATTGAACATAAATCATCAAGGGTGTAGAGAAATTAATTAGACATGGGTTGTTAAGTTAAAGACTTAAAAAggtgaaaattttgattaaaaaggtTAATATTCTTGTTTTGAAAACATAATGAAAATTAATACATCGATCTCTGGTTTGTTTTCTTGCTAATCCACAGGATCACACGTAAAGAAGCTTAAAAAGGAACCTTATGTGTTATTTAGTGTGGACCATTGGATCGATACCGTGATTGATCGAGATATAGACCTGTTGGATCGGTGAGGTATTTCTTCTTTATCcattgttgtctttgtttgatCGGGATAGTTGAATTTATGTAGAACGACTTAGTGTAATGTTCTAGTTTCGGCTTTATGCATGGGATAAATACGAAAACTATTcgtgaaatattattaataaaaatgtacttAGTTGCCTATGAATTTGGTTTGCAAGCCTACGAGGAATTAGTTGACTTTTTGACTTTTTGCAATACGACTTCAAAAAGTATTATAAAGCATAGTATATGGGTTCTCGCATTTTAAATCCCTACAGAAAATTACACATTTGAGTTCCTATCTCCTAACATCATACAAAAACATTGTACTTAAAGGCTCACccataaaatatatcaaataaaagtcAACGTATAGTTATGATTCTACAACCGGCTGAAAAAGCCGGTTCAAATTAAACTTGTTGTCTTTAATCTTTATCCTCCTCtgtttccatatataataattagttGTTGACAAAATGGTTTACTACACtctttttaattgatttaatttaacaTATGAATCACAGNNNNNNNNNNNNNNNNNNNNNNNNNNNNNNNNNNNNNNNNNNNNNNNNNNNNNNNNNNNNNNNNNNNNNNNNNNNNNNNNNNNNNNNNNNNNNNNNNNNNNNNNNNNNNNNNNNNNNNNNNNNNNNNNNNNNNNNNNNNNNNNNNNNNNNNNNNNNNNNNNNNNNNNNNNNNNNNNNNNNNNNNNNNNNNAATATTCTTGTTTTGAAAACATAATGAAAATTAATACATCGATCTCTGGTTTGTTTTCTTGCTAATCCACAGGATCACACGTAAAGAAGCTTAAAAAGGAACCTTATGTGTTATTTAGTGTGGACCATTGGATCGATACCGTGATTGATCGAGATATAGACCTGTTGGATCGGTGAGGTATTTCTTCTTTATCcattgttgtctttgtttgatCGGGATAGTTGAATTTATGTAGAACGACTTAGTGTAATGTTCTAGTTTCGGCTTTATGCATGGGATAAATACGAAAACTATTcgtgaaatattattaataaaaatgtacttAGTTGCCTATGAATTTGGTTTGCAAGCCTACGAGGAATTAGTTGACTTTTTGACTTTTTGCAATACGACTTCAAAAAGTATTATAAAGCATAGTATATGGGTTCTCGCATTTTAAATCCCTACAGAAAATTACACA encodes the following:
- the LOC104755574 gene encoding mitochondrial import receptor subunit TOM40-1-like isoform X1; this translates as MADFVPPSMKEQADEKVDNSNLTCPVGYEYIDIEAYNILDRGYFRSLHLNYSPAFFDGNFCISSTMAPGTYYGLSAYYLNTKLTLTGGVTTDGRLTATVKYAITDKLTVRAYTNLRNESRLSITKVSLEYMALNYRARFKLGSNDLTAATYIQRVTPCLSLGGEVFCTNVPQESGVGYAARYETDKMVASAKVISNGKVSMTYVHK
- the LOC109130208 gene encoding mitochondrial import receptor subunit TOM40-1-like; translated protein: MVNRMSRPIHKISKKVSLATDFAYNCFSRVVKASVGYDWNNKQSRVQGKIDSNGVVSALFGKELYMGLDCLLSAYLNHKNNDFKLGLSLTYG
- the LOC104755574 gene encoding mitochondrial import receptor subunit TOM40-1-like isoform X2 — protein: MADFVPPSMKEQADEKVDNSNLTCPVGYEYIDIEAYNILDRGYFRSLHLNYSPAFFDGNFCISSTMAPGTYYGLSAYYLNTKLTLTGGVTTDGRLTATVKYAITDKLTVRAYTNALNYRARFKLGSNDLTAATYIQRVTPCLSLGGEVFCTNVPQESGVGYAARYETDKMVASAKVISNGKVSMTYVHK